The DNA sequence CGCTTTGACCGTGCTTTCCAGGTGGAATTCCGGATCAGCGATGCAGCGAAAGAAAAAGGAATAGTGATGATCACCCTGCAAATGTTGATCGATAACGCGATCAAGCATAATGAAGTGCATGAACAGCATCCGCTGCACATCCGGATTTATGACAAAGATGATTTCCTGTATGTCGAAAACAATAAGCAGGCCCGGGAGCTGGTGCAGCATTCCAGCAAGCAGGGATTAAAACAATTGGTTCAGTTATATTCCTTTCTCACCGGAAAGCCTGTGGAATTGCAGGAAAGCCCAGGTATTTTCCAGGTAAAACTTCCGCTTTTATGAAAGTTTTAGTTATTGAAGACGAGCGGCTTGTAGCCGATCATTTAATCAGGTTGTTGAAATACCTGGAGCCAGGCTGGGAAATTTCCGGGCCCCTGGCCAGCCTGCGGGAAGCGCGGAAATGGCTGAGCCAATACCCGCTGCCTGACCTTATACTGGCCGACATACAATTATCCGATGGGATAAGCCTTGACCTTTTTACGTTTATGCAGCCTGCCTGTCCCGTTATCTTTACAACCGCGTTTGATGAATATGCTATCCGCGCGTTCAAGATCAACAGCATCGATTACCTGCTTAAACCTGTGGATGCGAAGGAGCTGGAAGCCGCGCTTCGGAAATTCAGCCTGCTGCAGGAAAAATACCGGAATAACGCATACCTGGAAAAACTAATGGATTTTATAGGCAGGGATAAGCAGGAGCCGGCCTGCAAAGAAAATTTTGTGGTACAGCAAGGCCGCGCGGTTTATATGATCCCTGTTAAGCAGATCGCTTTTTTTACCAGGGAAGAACTGATTTACCTGGCAGAAGGAGAGGGGCACCGCTGGATCACTGACTTTCGTTCCCTGGACGAAATAGAAGAATTGACCAGCCCCGGGCATTTTTTCCGCGCCAACAGGCAATTCCTTGTACACCGTAAATTTATTAAAGGCTTTAAATCGGATGACACAGGAAAGCTCCACCTGGTCCTGAACATGAATAGATGCCCGGAAATCACGATCAGCAAAGAAAAAGCCGCAGCGTTCCGCCAATGGTTCGTGTGATTGGCAGGGTTTTTATTAACTTTAATATAAATGATCCAGAAATGAAAACAGCTATTAAAAACATCCTGTTCCCTGTACTTAGCGCCGTATTGCTGATCGTAGTAGAAAAAGTAGTTGAAAAACTGCTGGAAGACACCGGAAAGGGGAAAGCGGAACCTCCCGGACCGGGAGCAAGCGCCGTTAACCCTTAGAATCCGGGGTGATTGCAAAGGAATTATGCTACCTTTGCAGGTCAAAAGGGCAATTTATGAGCATTTATCTCTCGGCGGAGCAACTTTCCAAATCTTACCATGACCATTGGCTATTCAAAGACCTGAGCCTGGGTATTTCGCAAGGCGATAAACTGGCGCTGGTAGGAGAGAACGGAGCCGGGAAATCTACCTTATTAAAAATATTATGCGGCCAGGAAAGTCCTGATAACGGAAGCGTGAGCATACGGGAGGGGATAAGGATCGGGTACCTTCGCCAACAGCCGCATGTCGACGAAAATACGACCCTGGACGCTATACTTTTCCCCACCGACAACGAAGTGGCCACCGTTGTAAAGGAATATGAAAAAGCCGTAAAAGATCCGCATGTTTCTGCCGGACGAATGCAGGCTCTTCAGGATAAAATGGAGGAATTCCACGCCTGGGATTATGAAGCCAGGGTAGAAGAGATCACCCGGCGGCTGGGTATCCCTGATCTTGGTCAAGCCTTCGGTACCTTATCCGGCGGAGAACGGAAGCGCATATTCCTGGCGCAGATGCTGCTGACCGATCCGGACCTCATTCTGCTCGACGAACCTACCAACCACCTGGACCTGCAAGCCATTGAATGGCTGGAAAATTACCTGTCTGGGAAACAGATCACGCTGATCATGGTAACGCATGACCGTTATTTCCTGGACAAGGTCGCTACGGAGATCCTGGAACTGGACCGGGGTAAATTGTACCGGTATAAAGGCAATTACGCTTATTTCCTGGAAAAGAAAAGCGCCAGGGAAGAAATACAACAAACAGAAGTAGACCGCGCCCGCAACCTCCTGCGAAAGGAGCTGGAATGGATGCGGAGACAGCCCAAAGCCAGGGGTACCAAATCCAAAAGCAGGATCGAAGCGTTCCACGAGCTGAAAGAAAAGGCTTCCCAGTCCTTTAAAAAAGATAAATTAGCGCTGGACATGCGGGAAACCCGCCAGGGCGGAAAAATCCTGGAATGCAGGCAGATTTCAAAGAGTTTCGGCAGCCGGCCGATAGTCAGCGATTTTTCGTACATATTTAAAAAGCAGGACCGCATTGGGATCGTAGGGAAAAACGGGATGGGAAAATCCACTTTCCTGAACCTGCTTACAGGCCGATTATCTCCGGACAAGGGGGAAGCAAACCCGGGCCTTACCACTCAGTTCGGATATTTTACCCAGGAAGCCGAGGATCTTAACCTGCAAGGACGGGTGATTGAAGAAGTAACCGCAATAGCCGAATTTATCACCTTATCGGACGGCTCCCAGGTATCGGCGTCCAGGTTCCTGGAAATGTTCCTGTTTCCGCGGGAAAAACAATACACCTTCGTAAACAGGCTCAGCGGGGGCGAACGAAAAAGGCTTCAGCTGCTTAAAGTATTGGTTAAACAGCCTAATTTCCTGATCCTTGACGAACCCACGAACGACTTTGATATAGCCGCCCTGAATGTGCTGGAAGACTTCCTCGAAAAATTCAACGGCTGCCTGATGCTTGTATCCCACGACCGTTATTTTATGGACCACCTGGTAGATCAGCTCTTTGTATTTGAAGGAGAAGGCCATATCCGCGTCTTTAACGGAAATTACAGCGCGTACCGGGCTGAACAGGAAGAAATCCAGGAAGAAAAGCTAAAACAAATTCAGGAGGAAAAGCGAAAACAAGCGCAGGCCGTGAAAGTGAACCCCAGGCTGGCGGAAGTACAGGCCGGGAGTTCCGCAGGCCAGCCACCGGCAACACCTCCAAAGAAAGTATCCTACAAGGAAAAAAAGGAGTACGAAGGCCTGCAGGCGATTATCGATCGCCTGGAAGCGGAAAAGAAAGAATTAATAACCCGGATGGAAGCCGGCAACCTGGATTACGCAGAACTACAGGAATGCGGGGAAAAGATCGCTCAATTAAACGAGGAAATCGACGAAAAAACCTTCCGGTGGCTGGAACTGGATGAACTTATCAGCAATTTTCCGGTATAGGCAGGTGTTACAGCGGGCGATGCATTTTGAACGGACTTCGGAAGCTTCGAATAAAATGTATTTGCAAAGGAATGTCCTCCAAATCATGGCAATTTCGGTATATAATTAATATTATGTTAAGTACACTATTCCGCCCGGCGAAAAGAGCCTCCTCTTCGTCCCCCGGAAAGGAAACAGTGATGCTTATGTTCGCGGAATAATTTAAACGCAAAATTAGGCGATCATGAATGTTTTATGTAATATTAGGCCCTGTAACCTAACGCTGAAGCTGATAACAAACCTAATTTAATTATTGCATGAAACTCATTGAGCTTAAGAATTCGATGAAACCTATCGAAAGCAGCAGCCTTGTTGATAGAGTTGAATCTAACCTTGTCGATTTTTTAATTGAACGAAAATTTAAGATCGGCGACAGTCTGCCTAAGGAAATTGATATTGCTCAAACGCTTGGCGTAAGCCGTACAGTTGTCCGGGAAGCGCTGCTGCGTCTGAGAATGATCGGCCTTATAGAGTCCAAGAAACATCGCGGGGCCGTCATCACTAACCCGGATATTCTTTCCCTGCTTAGCAAGGTGATGAACCCCTCGCTTCTTAGTAAAGAAACGCTGAAAGATCTCTATGAAATAAGGTTGGTGCTGGAAATGGGAATGGCGGACCTGATCTTCGAGCGGATGAAAGAGAAAGATTTAGAGGAGCTTACCGAAATAGTAGCCGCCGAACCCCTGGTAACAGACGAAAATTATTTTGACCGGGATTTCGAATACCGCTTTCACAGTAAGTTATACCAGATCGGTAGTAACAGCACGCTTACACGGCTGCAGCTGATGTTCTTTCCTGTATTCTATTATGTGCATTCAAGCGATCTTCTTAAAAAACCCATCAGGGTCAAACGTTATGTATCTCATAAAGGATTGGTGGAGATACTAAAACATGGTAATCCCGATCTTTTCAGGAATGCCATGAGAAGCCACCTCGAGACACATTTTCAACGGATACTGATGGAAGAGAATTAGCTAATCCAGAAGGTATATTTCGGCCCGGAGCCTTTCAGCCCGGTTCGGCTGTCCTGTCCTGACATACACTTCCCGGAGTGGCATTAAGAGGTTTACATCTTTCGGATTCAAGGCATACGCTTTTTCGAAGAACTTTTCGGCGACATTCAGTTCCTGCAAATAATCGTTACGGTATACGCTGTACTCTTCTTCCGAAATAAACCGGCTTTGGTCGTTGGCCTTTTTTATAAGCTTTGATGCGCTGTTATAGTAGATCAACCCCAGGTTATAAAAAGCGTCGTAATAATCGGGCTTAAGCTCTACTGCTTTTTTAAACGCATCTTCCGCTTCTCCAATCGTTCCGGCTTTCAGCTGGGCCACACCGAGCGAGAACCATATAGTTGGGTTAGTTGGATCAAATTTAATTACCGACTCCAGCATTTCAATCGCGTCAGCCGGGTTGCCATTCTTCAGGTAAAAACCTAGCTCGTCAAAGGCCAGGCCTTCATTTTCAGGATATTCCTCCCTCCCCTCCTGGAAAACCCGGAATGCATCCGCTGCCTTGCCGGTTTCTTCATAAAGTTTTCCAAGGTTGCGGTAGATCTCCGGCGTTTTATAATTCATTTTAAGCAGCTGTTCGTACGCCTGAATGGCCTTTTCCTTTTCAAACAGCTTCTGAGCAAGTACGGCCTGGTTAAGGTATAACGAAGTATCCTCCTTATTCAGCTGGCTGGCAAACTCGAAATATCTTAAGGCGTCCCGGAGATTGTTTTCGTTGTAAGCCCGCATGCCGCGGTTATAACTTGCGGTAAATATCCGGTTAAAGGCATCATCAACGTCGTCCTGGCCAATAGAACTGCCCTTATTTTTTCCCGTGATCTGCTTGATCGCATCCAAAGCCACCTGCAGCTCACCGAAAACGGCGGCTTTGTGATTGGTATCCAGGGCTATGCCTGAGTAAATAAAACTTTTATAAAGAAGGGTCCTGGGCCGGTTTGCTACCTGTTCCTCCTTTGAAGCATTATCTATAGCCTTTTTAGCCGCATCAAGATTCCCCGTGCTTAAATAACCGTAAGCATTGCGGACCTGGGACCGCTGGGCCTGCACATCCGCAATACTTACGATCATTAAGAAAAGGAAAAGAATTTTTTTCATTACCTCTTCTCTCTTTATAATGTTTCCAGTTCTTTCGTGAGTTCCTCTGCACGGGCAGTGTCACCCAGCTTTACATATATTTCACGCATTGTTGAAAGCAGGTTCCTGTCTCTCTGCCCGCTGGAGTACGCCTTCTCAAGGTAAGTAAGCGCCCCTTTCAATGCCTCCTTATATTCTGCAATTTTTGCTTCATACTCTTGCGCCTTATCCTGGGGGATCTTATTGGCTTCCTGTACGATCTTATTGGCATTATCAATCGCAATCACACCCATGTTGATATTCGCATCGTAATAATTAGGGTCGATTTCAAGCGCCTTTGCATAGGCTTCCTCTGCGGCGGAAGTACTGTCAATTTCGTTGTAAGCCACTCCCAGCGCGAACCATAATGATTTATTCCCGGGATCAGCCTGGGCAGAAGCCGCGATCTTGTCAATTACCTTAGCCGCCTCACCGCGCTGCAGGTAATAATTAAGTTCAGTGATCATCAGGTCTTTGTTGCCGGGGAATAATTCCAGGCCTTTTTGAAGAGCGCCCAATGCTTCTTCTTCCTGCTTTTGGGAAAAATATAAATTGGCAAGTACCGCGTAAATTGCCGGATCTTTGTATTTAAGTTCTGCAAGCTTTGAGTAGGATGCAATTGCCAATGCCGTATCCCCTACCTTTTCTGCCGTAACTCCGGTGTTCAGGTACAGGGTGGTATCGGTGGGTTTTACCTCTGTTGCCACCTTGAAAAATTTTAAGGCAGTATCAAAGCTCTGGTTATTATAAGCGTTGATCCCTTTATTATAGCTGGCCACATAAATATTCTCTTCAGCGATCTTCATATCCTCTTCCTTGACAGAGTTCTCTTTATTGAGTTCTTTCGCTTTAGCAAGAGCGTCATATGCAACCTGAACCGGCTCGGAAGCCGCGTCCTGCATGGTCGAATCATTGGCGATAGCAGAATATATCAGGCTCTTATAAAGATAAGCTTCGGGCTCATTCATGGTTTTTTCATGAGCAATTACTTCTTCTATTACCGCCTTGGCCTCATTCAGGGACTTTTGAGCTTCTTCTGTTTGCTTCAGGCTGGTCATTGCATTGTAATTGTCGTAGCTGCTTTTAGCCTGATTCAGCTTTCCCTTTTGGGCGGTGGCACCGGCAACTATGCCCGCCATTAATAGTGTAGTTAATAATATTCTCTTCATTTTGTTATAAGTTGTTAAGATCAATCTATTTCAGGCGATCCGCTTTCTTCAGCAGATCCGCTTTCTTCAGGAGATCCGGCTTCTTCTTCTCCCAGTTCCTCCGTTCCCGTATCCTGTACCCGGGCTACTGAGGCGATCTCGTCTCCTTCCTGCAAACGGATAAGCTTTACTCCCTGCGTGGCCCTGCCCATTACGCGAAGTTCGCTTACCGCCATCCTGATAATGATGCCCGATTTATTGATGATCATCAGGTCATCCTTATCCGTAACGCCTTTTATGGCAATCAATTGCCCGGTTTTGTCGGTAATATTCATGGTTTTCACCCCTTTACCGCCCCGGTTAGTCACTCTGTAATCTTCCACGTCTGTACGCTTACCGTATCCCTTCTCAGAAACCACCAAAATAGTGGTTTCAGGATCGTTTACCGCTACCAGGCCGATTACTTCATCGTTTTCACTAGCAAGAGTTATGCCACGAACGCCTGCAGCTGTGCGGCCCATGGGACGGACATGCTTCTCATTGAAGCGGATGGCCCGGCCGGAACGGTTGGCCATGATGATCTCCGAAGAACCGTTCGTCATTTTCGCTTCCAGCAGTTGATCACCCTCATTAATCGTAATGGCGTTGATCCCGTTCACCCTTGGCCTGGAATAGGCTTCAAGCGCCGTCTTCTTAATGGTTCCCTTGCGGGTACACATAATAATGTAATTACTGTTGAGGTATTCCTCGTCCTCCAGGTTATTGACGTTGATGAAGGCCTTTACTTTATCGTCCTTTTCAATCTGGATCAGGTTTTGAATGGCCCGGCCCTTGGACGTACGGCTTCCTTCCGGTATCTCGTAAACCTTCATCCAGTGACAGCGTCCTTTTTCCGTAAAAAACAGCATCCAGTTATGCGTAGAAGCAATAAAAATACGTTCTATAAAGTCTTCTTCACGGGTGGTGCCTCCCCTGGAACCGCGTCCTCCCCTGCCCTGCACCCGGTATTCGGTCGCCAGCGTGCGTTTTATATACCCTGCATGCGAAATCGTGATCACGACATCTTCATCGGCGATAATATCTTCCATCCGGATCTCGCCGGCGGCGTGTACTATTTCGGTCCGGCGTTCATCCCCGTATTTTTCCTTTATTTCAATCAGTTCGTCCGAAATGATCTTCATTCGCAGCGGCTCGCTGGCAAGCACTTCGTTCAGGTACTTGATCAGCTCCTGCAATTGTGCATATTCTTCCCTGATTTTTTCACGCTCCATGCCGGTCAGACGCTGGAGGCGCATTTCCAGGATGGCTTTTGCCTGCACTTCGGTAAGCCCGAATTCACGGATAAGGCCTTCCCGGGCTTCATCAGGATTCGCGGATTCACGGATAAGCCGGATAACCTCGTCAAGATGATCAAGGGCAATCAGGTAACCTTCCAGGATGTGTGCCCTTTTTTCGGCTTCCGCCAGTTCATAACGGGTTCGCCGCACGACGACATCATGACGGTGTTCAACAAAGTGCCTGATAAGGTCCTTCAGGTTCAGCATCATGGGCCGCCCCTTTACCAGGGCAATATTGTTTACGCTGAAAGAAGTCTGAAGCGCGGTATATTTATACAGATTGTTGAGAACTACCCCCGCATTGGCATCCCGGCGAACCTCGTAAACCACCCGCAGTCCCGTTCTGTCCGATTCGTCCCTGATGGCAGTAATGCCGTCGAGCTTCTTGGCATTGATCAGTTCTGCTGTACGTTCAATCATCTGGGCCTTATTCACCTGGTAGGGGACTTCGCTCACGATGATGCGTTCGCGGTCATTCCCGTAAGGTTCAATCTCTGCTCTCCCGCGCATGACGATCCTTCCGCGCCCCGTTTCGAAGGCACTCCGCACACCTTCGACGCCGTAAATTATCCCGCCGGTAGGAAAATCAGGGGCTTTAACGTACTGCATTAATTCCTCAATGGTGATCTCCTTGTTATCGATATAAGCAAGGGTTGCGTCCACCACCTCGTTGAGGTTATGAGGAGGCATATTGGTAGCCATCCCTACTGCTATACCTGAAGTGCCGTTTACAAGAAGGTTCGGGATCCGGGCCGGAAGGACCGTAGGCTCTTCCAGGGAATCGTCAAAGTTAAGCTGAAAATCAATCGTGTCCTTATTAATATCAGCCAGCATGTCTTCCGCCGTTTTCCGCAGCCTTGCTTCCGTGTACCGCATGGCTGCCGGGTTATCCCCGTCCATGGAACCAAAGTTCCCCTGTCCGTCTACAAGGGGGTAACGCAGCGACCAGTCCTGCGCCATACGAACCATGGCATCGTAAACCGAACTATCTCCGTGGGGATGATATTTACCAAGCACCTCCCCTACGATCCTGGCTGATTTCTTATGCGCCTTGCCGCTGGTAACTCCAAGGTCAAGCATACCGTAGAGTACACGCCTGTGAACCGGCTTTAAACCGTCGCGCACATCCGGCAAAGCCCTTGAAACGATCACCGACATCGAATAATCGATGTAAGCGGATTTCATTTCTTCTTCAATATTGATAGGAATAATTTTCGATCCTTTTTCGTCTTTTTCTTCTTCTGCCATTTTAACAAATCTTAACCCGGCTAAAATACGAAAAATACTGCGAACGGGGAAGCTACCGGACGGGCTCCGGGCTGGAAATTTAAAATGGCACAGAATGTGCTTCTATCCCCCTGTCTGAACTATTCGTATTTGTAAATGAAGCCAACTGTACTTTTTAGCGTTCTTTTTCTTTGTTTTTCTTTTTTTCAGCGAACAGTGCGTGCGCAGGAAATTCCACGGCACTCGCTTAGTTTTTCCCCCGTGCTGGGTACGCATCTCCTCCCGGAAAATGATCATACCTTTAATGACCCCATCCCGGGACTTGATATCGTTTACGGATTCAATCTCAGGGGCAAGGAAGATGCCTGGATACAGAAATTAAGAGCGCGGGAGTTTGGCCTGGCCCTGACCTTCAGGGATCTGAACCGGCTGGACGGCCACCTGGATACGTCCGCTAACTCATTCGGAAAGGCATACGGGATTTCGGCCAGCCTGGAATTTGAACTGGCAGCGGCCGGCCCGGTACATTTTTACCTGGTTCCGTCGGTCGGGCTTTCCTATATTTCCAAAAATTACTTTACCCACCCGGACAACCGCTTTATCGGCAGCCATCTTAACCAGCTGCTAAAGGCCGCGCTGCAAATGGAAGTTCCGCTGGGTGAAAATTTCAGTGCGCTGGCAAATTTTCATGTATTGCATCTGTCAAACGGAGGATTCAATATCCCTAATTCAGGCATTAATACGGGAAATATTTCAGTAGGCATTAAATCCCGTTTCGGACCTGAGCCTTACAGGAAAACCAGGGATAATTTCACTCCCCTTGAGCGGAATACCTTTGAGGTGCTTGCCGGCATAGGCCGCAGAGGGGTGTACGAAAGCCACGATGGCTTCTTCAAATCAGGGCTGTACGCCGGGTATAATTATCGGCTGAACGAGGTACTTGACCTGAAGGCGGGTTTGAACGCGGTTTATTATTATTCCGTATTTGATCCGCAGCGCCATCGGGAAACCTACCAGCACTACGGTACTTCCTATGATCCCTGGAGGCTGGGATTAAGCCTGGGCGCCGCCGTGAAAATGAGCAGGTTTGAAGTTAAAGGATTATTTGGCCGCTATCTTTATTATAACAGCTTTCACGATATCCATTATTACTGGAATTCAGGGCTTTCCTACCTCTTCACCCCTCACCTGGGCCTGCAAAGTACCTTGCACATGCACCGGTTCCAGGCGGATTTCGTTGACCTGGGCTTTATTGTGAAGCTATAAACTCAATCATTGTCCATTCCTGAAATTCTTTTCAATAAGTAGGCTGATGATTCCGTCTGCGAGCCCTTTCCGGGATACGTAGATCTTCCTGATCCCTCCCCATTCCATCACGGAAAGAAAGATTTCCGACGCGGGAATGATCACATCGGCCCGGTCGGGATTCAGCCCCAGCACTTCGATCCTTTCCTTTAATGAAAATGACCGGAGGTAATCATAGGTCTTCTTTAGCTGTGAAAATGACAGGTAATCCTTTTTCTTTTCGTCTGATAACTTAATGAGTTTATTAATATTCCCCCCGGTGCCAATGCCGTAAACTTTTTTAAGATCCCGGGTATTTGTCCGGATAAAGGATTTCATTTCTTTCCATATATCTTCCGAATCCCGTTTATCCATTAAACGGATGGTGCCGATATTGAAAGAAGCCGAAGCCTGGATACCACCGCCTGAAAAGACCGAAAGCTCCGTACTGCCGCCGCCCACATCAATGTATAAATAGTTCTTTTTCTTTTCCAGGGTTGCCTGAAGATGACCGGAAATGATACCGGCTTCGGTTTTCCCGTCTATGATGCGGATCTCCAGGCCGGTTTTATCTTTTACTTCTTCAATGATCGCCGGGCCATTGACTGCTTCCCGCATGGCGGACGTGGCGCAGGCCATGTAATCGGACACGTCATACTTATCCATCAAGTGTTTAAATTCATGCATGGCCCTTAAAAGGCCTTCTGCTTTCGTTTCAGACAAGCGCTTGTCCCGGAAGGCTTCGTCTCCCAATCGCAGCGGAATGCGGATAAGTGATTTCTTCTTATAGCTTACCTTACTTCCCGACCTGGTAATGGCGGCGATCATCAATCGTATTGCGTTGGAACCTATGTCAATAGCGGCGTAGTACATTATTTCAAAAATAGCGCATTTTTTATTGTCATTCTTATTGTCTATTTTTTGGCCTTATTTGATAATGAACCTATGCCATCATTTGATATTGTGAGTAAAGTAGACGGGCAGCTGCTGGATAATGCGGTGAATAATGCCCGGAAAGAAATAGTCAACCGCTACGATTTTCACGGTTCGGATACCAGTCTCGAACTGGATAAAAAAGCTAACCTGATTACGGTGGTAACGGAAAACGAAATGCGGTTAAAGGCCATACAGGATGTGTTGATTGCGCGTATGCTGAAGCAGCACCTTGATCCTCAAAGCCTTGATTTCGGAAAGGAGCAATATGCCTCCGGTAATATGGTCAGGAAAGAGATAAAGATAAAAGAGGGTATTGACAAGGAAATGGCCAAAAAGATCAATACCAGGATCAAGGATATGAAGCTGAAAGTGCAGGGATCGATCATGGACGACCAGTTGCGGGTACAGGGTAAGAAGATCGATGACCTCCAGGCAGTGATCAGCCTGCTGCGGCAGGAAGATTTCGGGCAGCCACTGCAATTTATTAATATGAGATAAACCCTATGAAAGCAGGTACCCGCATTCAATTATCGGCCATGATGTTCCTGGAATTTTTTATCTGGGGCGCATGGTACGTGACCATGAGTACTTATCTGGCCACCGTACTGCATGCCGACCAGGTAGACATCGGCAAAGCATACAGCGCGTTGGCAATCGCTACTATTTTTTCGCCTTTCTTCGTAGGCATGATCGCCGATCGCTTTTTCCCGGCCCAGAAAGTGCTTGGCATCCTTCACCTTGGCGGAGCCGTAGTACTATATTTTATCACTTCTGTCAAAGACCCTGATGTATTCTACTGGGTGCTGCTCCTGTATTCGCTGATGTACGCGCCTACGCTGGCCCTGGTCAATTCCGTTTCATTCGGGCAAATGCAGGATCCCGGAAGGCAATTCGCAGGTGTCCGGGTATTGGGTACCCTGGGCTGGATCGCAACGGGCCTGATGATCGATTTCGTTTTCAAGATCAGTCCCGGCGAACTGGCCTTTACCTTTCAGATGGCTGCCGTTGCTTCCCTCCTGCTGGGCATCTGGAGCTTTTTTCTACCAGATACCCCGCCTAAGGCA is a window from the Anseongella ginsenosidimutans genome containing:
- a CDS encoding rod shape-determining protein; amino-acid sequence: MYYAAIDIGSNAIRLMIAAITRSGSKVSYKKKSLIRIPLRLGDEAFRDKRLSETKAEGLLRAMHEFKHLMDKYDVSDYMACATSAMREAVNGPAIIEEVKDKTGLEIRIIDGKTEAGIISGHLQATLEKKKNYLYIDVGGGSTELSVFSGGGIQASASFNIGTIRLMDKRDSEDIWKEMKSFIRTNTRDLKKVYGIGTGGNINKLIKLSDEKKKDYLSFSQLKKTYDYLRSFSLKERIEVLGLNPDRADVIIPASEIFLSVMEWGGIRKIYVSRKGLADGIISLLIEKNFRNGQ
- a CDS encoding YajQ family cyclic di-GMP-binding protein, whose amino-acid sequence is MPSFDIVSKVDGQLLDNAVNNARKEIVNRYDFHGSDTSLELDKKANLITVVTENEMRLKAIQDVLIARMLKQHLDPQSLDFGKEQYASGNMVRKEIKIKEGIDKEMAKKINTRIKDMKLKVQGSIMDDQLRVQGKKIDDLQAVISLLRQEDFGQPLQFINMR